In Primulina huaijiensis isolate GDHJ02 chromosome 6, ASM1229523v2, whole genome shotgun sequence, a single window of DNA contains:
- the LOC140979793 gene encoding DEAD-box ATP-dependent RNA helicase 45-like: MEEAKPRKSRRDASEKEGTKKNNRDREDRISEKDKNRGRHEKEKSDISKYRDREMHKDRQREKDHERTKRRSRDDARARGKSRGREKEVEELELDREREKVRDRDRDRARERERESEKERERRGRERKREREREREREREKYNEKDNNYEMSRLYSSSDDDRDHGKRRRKEEDYKKRDEASNKQNRHRDDSQENGQRKESREEAEIVKGNSREEDLAEEQKRLDEEMEKRRRRVQEWQELRRKEELEVQTLGGSVNTDEPSSGKTWTLEGESDDEEAAPEEETAMDEDETVKHVIEDSNGKSTDNDNVSTPALLSDNDHVAEDDEIDPLDAFMNSMVLPEVERLHNAVESSNNLDPDVAQTTGKHNSVQSKKGTTKTMGRIIPGEDSDSDYGDLKYDEDPQEDENDEEFMKRVKKTKVEKLSIVDHSKIDYPSFRKNFYIEVKEINRVTSEEGTAYSKELELRIHGKDVPKPVKTWHQTGLSTKILDTIKKMNYEKPMPIQAQALPIIMSGRDCIGIAKTGSGKTLAFVLPMLRHIKDQSPLMPGDGPIGLIMAPTRELVQQIHSDIKKFAKVMALSCVPVYGGSGVAQQISDLKRGTEIVVCTPGRMIDILCTSGGKITNLRRVTYLVMDEADRMFDMGFEPQITRIVQNTRPDRQTVLFSATFPRQVEILARKVLNKPVELQVGGRSVVNKDITQLVEVRPESDRFLRLLELLGEWYEKGKMLIFVHTQDKCDALFKDLIRSGYPCLSLHGAKDQTDRESTIADFKSNVCNLLVATSIAARGLDVKELELVINFDVPNHYEDYVHRVGRTGRAGRRGCAITFVSEEDARYAPDLVKALELSEQSVPDDLRALANGFMAKVNQGLEQAHGTGYGGSGFKFNEEEDEVRKAAKKAQAKEYGFEEDKSDSEDEDEGVRKAGGDISHQAVLAQAAAFAAATKANTAPAPTPVSGAQLIPNGGLPVSLPGVLGLAIPGVSASVHGTGLPVTSNDAAARAAALAAAMNLQHNLAKIHADAMPEHYEAELEINDFPQNARWKVTHKETLGPISDWTGAAITTRGQYFPPGRVAGPGDRKLYLFIEGPTEQSVKRAKAELKRALEDITSHALSLPGSAQPGRYSVV; this comes from the coding sequence ATGGAAGAGGCGAAACCACGTAAATCGAGGAGAGATGCTTCTGAAAAGGAAGGAACGAAGAAAAATAACCGTGATAGAGAAGATCGAATTTCTGAGAAAGACAAGAATAGGGGCCGGCATGAGAAAGAAAAGAGTGATATAAGTAAGTACAGGGATAGAGAAATGCACAAGGATAGGCAACGTGAGAAGGACCATGAGAGGACGAAGAGAAGGAGTCGTGACGATGCAAGAGCTCGAGGCAAGTCCAGAGGCAGAGAAAAGGAAGTCGAAGAGTTGGAGTTAGACAGAGAGAGGGAGAAAGTTAGGGATAGGGATAGAGATAGGGCACGAGAGAGGGAAAGAGAAAGTGAGAAGGAGAGGGAGAGAAGGGGGAGGGAGAGGAAAAGGGAGAGGGAGAGGGAGAGGGAGAGGGAGAGGGAGAAATATAATGAAAAGGATAATAACTATGAAATGTCTAGGTTGTACAGCAGTAGCGATGATGATAGGGACCATGGAAAACGGCGCAGGAAAGAGGAAGATTACAAGAAGAGAGATGAAGCGAGTAACAAGCAGAACCGACATAGGGATGACAGTCAAGAGAATGGCCAACGGAAAGAAAGCCGTGAAGAGGCGGAAATCGTTAAAGGAAACTCTCGGGAAGAAGATCTTGCTGAAGAACAGAAGAGACTGGATGAGGAAATGGAGAAACGAAGAAGGAGAGTACAGGAATGGCAGGAATTAAGAAGAAAGGAGGAACTTGAGGTGCAAACACTTGGAGGATCAGTCAATACAGATGAACCCTCGTCTGGAAAAACATGGACCCTTGAAGGGGAATCTGATGACGAAGAAGCAGCCCCTGAGGAAGAAACAGCAATGGATGAAGATGAAACTGTCAAACATGTTATCGAGGATTCCAATGGGAAGTCCACTGATAATGATAATGTGTCCACACCTGCATTGCTGAGTGATAATGATCATGTTGCTGAGGATGATGAAATTGATCCATTAGATGCTTTTATGAATTCTATGGTGTTGCCAGAAGTTGAGAGGCTACACAATGCAGTGGAGTCTTCCAACAACTTGGATCCTGATGTGGCTCAAACAACTGGAAAACATAACTCTGTTCAATCTAAAAAAGGTACGACTAAAACTATGGGAAGAATAATTCCTGGAGAAGATTCTGATTCAGATTATGGAGATCTCAAATACGATGAAGATCCTCAAgaagatgaaaatgatgaagaaTTCATGAAACGGGTGAAGAAGACTAAAGTTGAGAAGCTCTCCATAGTTGACCATTCAAAAATTGATTATCCTTCCTTTCGgaagaatttttatattgaagtGAAGGAAATTAATAGGGTGACTTCCGAAGAGGGCACAGCATATAGTAAAGAACTGGAACTGAGGATACATGGGAAGGATGTCCCAAAACCAGTTAAAACTTGGCATCAGACAGGGTTATCAACTAAAATACTGGATACcattaagaaaatgaattaCGAAAAGCCAATGCCTATTCAAGCTCAGGCCTTGCCTATCATAATGAGTGGTCGAGACTGCATTGGTATTGCGAAAACAGGCTCTGGCAAAACGTTAGCATTTGTTCTGCCCATGTTGAGACATATCAAGGACCAATCTCCATTGATGCCTGGAGATGGGCCAATCGGGCTCATTATGGCTCCCACAAGAGAGCTTGTACAACAAATCCACAGTGATATCAAGAAGTTTGCAAAGGTGATGGCTCTCAGCTGCGTGCCTGTATACGGAGGTTCTGGGGTAGCCCAGCAAATTAGTGACTTGAAACGAGGCACTGAGATTGTTGTTTGTACTCCTGGTAGAATGATCGATATTCTATGCACCAGTGGTGGTAAGATTACAAATTTGCGTCGAGTCACTTACTTGGTCATGGATGAAGCTGATCGAATGTTTGATATGGGTTTTGAACCTCAGATTACTAGAATTGTCCAAAATACACGACCAGATCGTCAAACTGTGCTCTTTTCTGCCACTTTCCCGCGTCAAGTTGAAATTTTGGCACGCAAAGTGTTGAATAAACCTGTCGAACTACAGGTAGGTGGGAGAAGTGTTGTGAACAAGGATATAACCCAACTTGTTGAGGTGAGACCTGAAAGTGATAGGTTCCTTAGACTGCTAGAATTACTTGGAGAATGGTACGAGAAAGGAAAGATGTTAATATTTGTCCACACACAAGACAAATGTGATGCTTTGTTCAAAGATTTGATTAGATCTGGGTATCCATGTCTCTCACTTCATGGGGCAAAGGATCAGACAGATCGTGAATCCACTATTGCAGATTTTAAAAGCAATGTGTGCAATTTATTGGTTGCTACAAGTATTGCTGCTAGAGGTTTAGATGTGAAGGAGCTTGAACTAGTTATTAACTTTGATGTTCCTAATCATTACGAAGACTATGTTCATCGTGTTGGTAGAACAGGACGGGCTGGTAGAAGAGGTTGCGCTATCACGTTTGTATCTGAGGAAGATGCAAGATATGCACCAGATCTTGTAAAAGCCCTAGAATTATCTGAACAGAGTGTTCCTGATGATCTTAGGGCGCTTGCGAATGGGTTTATGGCAAAGGTTAATCAGGGGCTTGAGCAAGCCCATGGAACTGGTTATGGTGGTAGCGGTTTTAAATTCAATGAAGAGGAGGATGAAGTTAGGAAAGCTGCGAAGAAAGCACAGGCAAAAGAATATGGGTTCGAGGAAGATAAATCAGATtcagaagatgaagatgaaggAGTGAGAAAAGCAGGTGGCGACATTTCTCACCAAGCTGTCCTCGCCCAGGCTGCTGCTTTTGCCGCTGCTACCAAAGCAAATACTGCTCCAGCCCCAACACCTGTCTCAGGAGCTCAGCTCATTCCAAATGGTGGATTGCCTGTTTCTTTGCCTGGTGTTCTTGGTTTGGCTATTCCTGGCGTATCTGCATCGGTCCACGGGACTGGACTTCCCGTTACCAGCAATGATGCGGCAGCTAGGGCAGCAGCTCTGGCAGCTGCCATGAATTTACAGCATAACCTGGCAAAGATTCATGCTGATGCCATGCCTGAACACTATGAAGCAGAGTTGGAGATAAATGATTTTCCTCAAAATGCTCGATGGAAGGTGACACACAAGGAAACTCTTGGCCCAATCTCTGACTGGACCGGGGCCGCTATTACCACCAGAGGACAATACTTTCCTCCAGGCAGGGTTGCTGGACCAGGGGATAGAAAACTCTACTTGTTCATTGAAGGCCCTACTGAACAATCTGTGAAGAGGGCAAAAGCAGAACTCAAGCGTGCCTTGGAGGATATCACTTCTCATGCATTATCGCTTCCAGGATCAGCACAACCGGGCCGATATTCTGTCGTCTAA
- the LOC140979794 gene encoding probable F-box protein At2g36090 has product MKKSDRNCFKGVNRDALIDIMSRLDGCTLASVASTCNDLRGAAGEESLWKEFCYNTWPSTSAIKTASFKCLYTDAFPLILYEEGRSEVPQQQMTSESTPPDSSLWSSPSGFTSLVDIYYKGHCIFSKVVDGMTARNESETSEGFKRFLCYPFSLDLLGIGRFETSDHVFDQNLGIMEDDTTNSLLAAFTGYNKRGGICSDIAQNIQLSWILWNARTGRAVNISSWKPRSICRNNPFVHEDFFLCFGCIVPAEDSSIIHKLTEFEISVKCKLLIEQGCIIWKEISLIMKDIDGSHLNGQQSMRAFNRALICSRSINHSRVEKGYQHFQNQKILHRIKIDQEELISNLLSATVAIASLLGICYACGTLL; this is encoded by the coding sequence ATGAAGAAGTCGGATCGGAATTGCTTCAAGGGGGTGAACAGGGACGCTTTGATAGATATCATGTCTAGACTTGATGGGTGCACCCTCGCATCCGTGGCATCTACTTGTAATGACCTCCGCGGAGCAGCCGGAGAAGAAAGCTTATGGAAAGAGTTCTGTTACAACACGTGGCCCTCGACATCAGCCATAAAAACAGCAAGTTTCAAGTGTTTGTACACCGATGCTTTTCCATTGATTTTGTACGAGGAAGGGAGAAGTGAAGTACCTCAACAACAAATGACTTCTGAGAGCACACCGCCAGATTCGTCTTTATGGTCATCTCCTAGTGGTTTCACTTCACTAGTGGACATATATTACAAGGGCCATTGCATTTTCTCTAAAGTTGTAGATGGCATGACCGCGAGGAATGAATCTGAGACTTCCGAGGGTTTTAAAAGGTTTTTGTGCTATCCCTTTTCACTGGACTTGCTGGGCATTGGACGTTTCGAAACATCTGATCATGTTTTTGATCAAAATTTAGGTATCATGGAGGATGACACAACGAACTCACTATTAGCTGCTTTCACCGGATACAATAAAAGAGGAGGCATATGCTCTGACATTGCACAAAATATACAGCTAAGCTGGATTCTGTGGAATGCAAGGACAGGAAGAGCTGTAAACATATCGAGCTGGAAACCCCGATCCATCTGCAGGAATAACCCTTTTGTTCATgaagatttttttctttgtttcggTTGTATTGTACCTGCAGAGGACAGTTCAATAATACACAAACTAACCGAATTCGAGATATCGGTAAAATGTAAGCTGCTGATAGAACAAGGATGCATAATATGGAAGGAAATTAGCCTAATAATGAAGGACATTGATGGGTCACATCTCAACGGCCAGCAAAGTATGAGAGCATTCAATCGTGCTCTCATTTGCTCCCGCAGTATCAACCATAGCAGAGTGGAAAAGGGATATCAGCATTTTCAAAACCAGAAAATACTACATAGAATAAAGATTGACCAAGAGGAACTGATATCTAATTTACTGTCCGCAACGGTAGCCATTGCATCACTCCTTGGCATTTGTTATGCTTGTGGCACACTATTGTAG
- the LOC140979795 gene encoding uncharacterized protein isoform X2, with product MSSMAASSSTTTLQTLNFHSFTKVKTLHHSNTKFPFSSTKFPPSLSVSCSIASGFNEVVVDEEVEKIKRLQNGSDIRGVAVEGEKGRTVDLTPPAMEAIGESFGEWVTAQFDRSECGEAVLAVRVSVGRDPRISGAALSVGLFAGLGRAGCAIFDMGLATTPACFMSTVLPPFLYDASIMMTASHLPYTRNGLKFFTKKGGLTSPQVEEICDGAARKYANRAAKVSTLLRIPPTKVHFMSAYANHLREIIKQKVNHPLHYDTPLQGFKIIVNAGNGSGGFFTWDVLDKLGADTFGSLHLTPDGMFPNHIPNPEDKTAMALTRAAVIENNADLGVVFDTDVDRSGVVDREGNPVNGDKLIALMSSIVLKEHPSTTIVTDARTSMALTRFITDRGGLHCLYRVGYRNVIDKGVQLNKDGIETHLMMETSGHGALKENHFLDDGAYMVVKIIIEMVRMKLEGSNKGIGSLIEDLEEPFESVELRINIVTEPRYAKAKGSEVIEAFRNYIEEGRLEGFALDSCGDCWVSEGCLVDSNDTPLPIDAHMYRAKVSDSGGEESGWIHLRQSIHNPNIAVNLQSMIPGGCQSMTKTLRDKFLVDTGLHKFLDISQIEKYARDGKI from the exons ATGTCATCAATGGCGGCTTCTTCATCCACGACGACGCTCCAAACCCTGAACTTCCATTCATTTACCAAAGTCAAAACACTTCATCACTCAAACACCAAGTTCCCGTTTTCTTCGACGAAATTCCCGCCATCCCTTTCAGTTTCGTGCTCCATAGCTTCAGGGTTCAATGAAGTGGTGGTGGATGAAGAAGTGGAGAAGATCAAGAGATTGCAGAACGGTTCCGACATACGTGGGGTGGCCGTGGAAGGCGAGAAGGGGAGGACAGTCGACCTCACGCCACCTGCCATGGAGGCCATAGGTGAGAGCTTCGGGGAGTGGGTGACCGCTCAGTTTGACAGGAGCGAGTGCGGAGAAGCCGTGTTGGCCGTTAGGGTGTCTGTCGGGCGGGATCCGAGGATATCGGGCGCCGCGTTGAGTGTGGGTTTGTTCGCCGGACTTGGTAGGGCGGGATGTGCTATTTTTGACATGGGACTTGCGACCACGCCGGCTTGCTTCATGAGCACCGTGCTGCCTCCATTTCTCTACGATGCTTCTATAATG ATGACAGCATCCCACTTGCCATACACACGAAATGGATTGAAATTCTTCACCAAGAAAGGAGGCCTCACATCGCCACAAGTGGAGGAGATATGCGACGGGGCTGCCCGGAAATATGCGAACCGTGCCGCCAAAGTGTCGACGTTGCTTCGGATCCCGCCCACGAAAGTCCATTTCATGAGTGCGTACGCGAACCATCTGCGAGAAATCATCAAGCAAAAGGTCAATCATCCCTTGCATTATGACACTCCTCTTCAAGGATTTAAG ATAATTGTAAACGCTGGAAATGGATCAGGAGGCTTCTTCACATGGGATGTGCTCGACAAGCTTGGAGCAGACACATTTGGCTCACTTCATCTCACCCCAGATGGAATGTTCCCAAATCACATTCCTAATCCAGAGGACAAAACGGCCATGGCCTTAACACGAGCTGCAGTGATCGAAAACAACGCTGATCTCGGGGTTGTCTTTGATACAGACGTTGATCGTAGTGGTGTGGTTGACAGAGAAGGCAATCCCGTCAATGGAGACAAGCTTATTGCTCTTATGTCCTCCATTGTGCTGAAGGAGCACCCGAGCACGACTATCGTGACCGATGCACGTACAAGCATGGCGTTGACACGGTTTATCACGGACAGAGGAGGGCTTCATTGCTTGTATAGAGTTGGCTATAGGAATGTGATTGATAAGGGGGTTCAACTTAATAAGGATGGAATTGAGACTCATCTTATGATGGAAACTTCAGGCCATGGTGCCCTTAAGGAGAATCATTTTCTTGATGATG GTGCTTATATGGTCGTAAAAATTATCATTGAAATGGTTAGAATGAAGCTTGAAGGATCAAATAAAGGCATTGGGAGTTTAATAGAAGATTTGGAAGAGCCATTTGAATCAGTGGAGTTGAGAATAAACATTGTTACAGAGCCTAGGTACGCCAAGGCAAAAGGTTCTGAGGTCATTGAGGCGTTCAGGAACTACATTGAG GAAGGAAGGTTAGAAGGTTTTGCACTGGATTCTTGTGGAGACTGTTGGGTGAGTGAAGGGTGCCTCGTGGACTCCAACGACACTCCGCTTCCGATTGATGCCCATATGTacag ggcCAAAGTTTCGGATTCAGGAGGAGAAGAAAGTGGTTGGATACACCTCAGACAGAGCATTCACAACCCAAATATAGCTGTTAATTTGCAGTCCATGATCCCGGGAGGTTGCCAGTCCATGACCAAAACTCTGAGAGATAA GTTTCTTGTAGACACTGGGTTACACAAATTTCTTGACATTTCTCAAATTGAAAAGTACGCAAGAGATGGGAAGATATGA
- the LOC140979795 gene encoding uncharacterized protein isoform X1, whose product MSSMAASSSTTTLQTLNFHSFTKVKTLHHSNTKFPFSSTKFPPSLSVSCSIASGFNEVVVDEEVEKIKRLQNGSDIRGVAVEGEKGRTVDLTPPAMEAIGESFGEWVTAQFDRSECGEAVLAVRVSVGRDPRISGAALSVGLFAGLGRAGCAIFDMGLATTPACFMSTVLPPFLYDASIMMTASHLPYTRNGLKFFTKKGGLTSPQVEEICDGAARKYANRAAKVSTLLRIPPTKVHFMSAYANHLREIIKQKVNHPLHYDTPLQGFKIIVNAGNGSGGFFTWDVLDKLGADTFGSLHLTPDGMFPNHIPNPEDKTAMALTRAAVIENNADLGVVFDTDVDRSGVVDREGNPVNGDKLIALMSSIVLKEHPSTTIVTDARTSMALTRFITDRGGLHCLYRVGYRNVIDKGVQLNKDGIETHLMMETSGHGALKENHFLDDGAYMVVKIIIEMVRMKLEGSNKGIGSLIEDLEEPFESVELRINIVTEPRYAKAKGSEVIEAFRNYIEEGRLEGFALDSCGDCWVSEGCLVDSNDTPLPIDAHMYRAKVSDSGGEESGWIHLRQSIHNPNIAVNLQSMIPGGCQSMTKTLRDKYEYYYSIINTWIKQVNTRISFEEEGQN is encoded by the exons ATGTCATCAATGGCGGCTTCTTCATCCACGACGACGCTCCAAACCCTGAACTTCCATTCATTTACCAAAGTCAAAACACTTCATCACTCAAACACCAAGTTCCCGTTTTCTTCGACGAAATTCCCGCCATCCCTTTCAGTTTCGTGCTCCATAGCTTCAGGGTTCAATGAAGTGGTGGTGGATGAAGAAGTGGAGAAGATCAAGAGATTGCAGAACGGTTCCGACATACGTGGGGTGGCCGTGGAAGGCGAGAAGGGGAGGACAGTCGACCTCACGCCACCTGCCATGGAGGCCATAGGTGAGAGCTTCGGGGAGTGGGTGACCGCTCAGTTTGACAGGAGCGAGTGCGGAGAAGCCGTGTTGGCCGTTAGGGTGTCTGTCGGGCGGGATCCGAGGATATCGGGCGCCGCGTTGAGTGTGGGTTTGTTCGCCGGACTTGGTAGGGCGGGATGTGCTATTTTTGACATGGGACTTGCGACCACGCCGGCTTGCTTCATGAGCACCGTGCTGCCTCCATTTCTCTACGATGCTTCTATAATG ATGACAGCATCCCACTTGCCATACACACGAAATGGATTGAAATTCTTCACCAAGAAAGGAGGCCTCACATCGCCACAAGTGGAGGAGATATGCGACGGGGCTGCCCGGAAATATGCGAACCGTGCCGCCAAAGTGTCGACGTTGCTTCGGATCCCGCCCACGAAAGTCCATTTCATGAGTGCGTACGCGAACCATCTGCGAGAAATCATCAAGCAAAAGGTCAATCATCCCTTGCATTATGACACTCCTCTTCAAGGATTTAAG ATAATTGTAAACGCTGGAAATGGATCAGGAGGCTTCTTCACATGGGATGTGCTCGACAAGCTTGGAGCAGACACATTTGGCTCACTTCATCTCACCCCAGATGGAATGTTCCCAAATCACATTCCTAATCCAGAGGACAAAACGGCCATGGCCTTAACACGAGCTGCAGTGATCGAAAACAACGCTGATCTCGGGGTTGTCTTTGATACAGACGTTGATCGTAGTGGTGTGGTTGACAGAGAAGGCAATCCCGTCAATGGAGACAAGCTTATTGCTCTTATGTCCTCCATTGTGCTGAAGGAGCACCCGAGCACGACTATCGTGACCGATGCACGTACAAGCATGGCGTTGACACGGTTTATCACGGACAGAGGAGGGCTTCATTGCTTGTATAGAGTTGGCTATAGGAATGTGATTGATAAGGGGGTTCAACTTAATAAGGATGGAATTGAGACTCATCTTATGATGGAAACTTCAGGCCATGGTGCCCTTAAGGAGAATCATTTTCTTGATGATG GTGCTTATATGGTCGTAAAAATTATCATTGAAATGGTTAGAATGAAGCTTGAAGGATCAAATAAAGGCATTGGGAGTTTAATAGAAGATTTGGAAGAGCCATTTGAATCAGTGGAGTTGAGAATAAACATTGTTACAGAGCCTAGGTACGCCAAGGCAAAAGGTTCTGAGGTCATTGAGGCGTTCAGGAACTACATTGAG GAAGGAAGGTTAGAAGGTTTTGCACTGGATTCTTGTGGAGACTGTTGGGTGAGTGAAGGGTGCCTCGTGGACTCCAACGACACTCCGCTTCCGATTGATGCCCATATGTacag ggcCAAAGTTTCGGATTCAGGAGGAGAAGAAAGTGGTTGGATACACCTCAGACAGAGCATTCACAACCCAAATATAGCTGTTAATTTGCAGTCCATGATCCCGGGAGGTTGCCAGTCCATGACCAAAACTCTGAGAGATAAGTATGAATACTACTACTCTATCATAAATACTTGGATAAAACAAGTGAACACGAGGATATCATTTGAGGAAGAGGGACAAAACTAG
- the LOC140979677 gene encoding uncharacterized protein: MWMVDCDDHEHAKDLKVSIGRKLRPLIPRPITAAAATTTMNCVFSALPSSCCTNNTNIIAWSHPISCELSDYGMKREINRVPLVSPRWNPTPEQLQALEELYRRGIRTPSAQQIQHIAAKLRRFGKIEGKNVFYWFQNHKARERQKKRRQLELHAGKTSHHADAIEVQHTGCSRENTELHHVKKQCSTFSNNSSTPSQDSVSLHAAEWTKLDQRGLQQQAKNEQTCWQLDLSSCIPSNNNTDNVINKNVVISEDTYNPGQENEKPLNLINISLLLPPKDDEIRNQTLLLFPIKSQGSSTLRTTKEEINDEEEIYNNGSSIGMTFAPNEFYEFLPTKN, from the exons ATGTGGATGGTAGATTGTGATGATCATGAACATGCCAAAGATTTAAAGGTATCGATCGGGCGCAAGCTGCGACCTCTAATTCCAAGGCCAATAACCGCCGCCGCTGCTACCACGACGATGAATTGTGTATTTTCTGCGCTGCCAAGTTCTTGTTGCACCAACAACACAAATATCATTGCCTGGAGCCATCCCATAA GTTGTGAGCTGAGCGACTATGGGATGAAAAGGGAAATCAATAGGGTTCCATTGGTGAGCCCGAGATGGAACCCGACGCCGGAGCAACTGCAGGCGCTTGAAGAACTGTACAGACGCGGGATCAGAACTCCATCGGCTCAACAGATACAACATATCGCAGCAAAATTGAGAAGATTTGGTAAAATCGAAGGCAAGAATGTATTTTACTGGTTTCAAAATCATAAAGCCAGGGAGAGGCAAAAGAAACGACGTCAGCTTGAGTTGCATGCCGGTAAAACGTCACATCATGCTGATGCCATCGAAGTCCAACACACAG GTTGCAGCCGAGAAAATACTGAATTGCACCATGTTAAAAAGCAATGCAGTACCTTCTCAAACAACAGCAGCACGCCCTCCCAG GATTCTGTGTCTTTGCATGCAGCAGAATGGACAAAATTGGATCAGAGGGGATTGCAGCAACAGGCAAAGAATGAACAAACTTGCTGGCAATTGGACCTATCTTCTTGCATCCCTTCTAACAACAATACTGATAatgttataaataaaaatgttgttATTTCAGAAGATACTTATAATCCAGGTCAAGAAAATGAAAAGCCCTTGAACCTAATAAATATTAGCTTATTATTGCCTCCCAAAGATGATGAGATTAGGAACCAAACTCTCCTGCTGTTTCCGATTAAGAGCCAAGGTTCGAGCACCCTACGCACCACCAAGGAAGAGATTAACGACGAGGAAGAAATTTATAACAATGGTTCGAGCATAGGGATGACATTCGCTCCTAACGAGTTTTACGAGTTCCTTCCGACGAAAAATTAG
- the LOC140978763 gene encoding nudix hydrolase 25-like, with the protein MEGLPPGYRANVGVCLINDDNMVFVASRLNVPGAWQMPQGGIEEGEDPKSAAIRELKEETGVVSAEIIAEVPEWLTYDFPPAVKAKVNRLWGGEWHGQAQKWFLMRFGGDESEINLATGETDPEFSEWKWALPEEVVEQAVDYKRPTYEEVMKTFQPHLSAGRATKCYSAKW; encoded by the exons ATGGAGGGTCTGCCTCCGGGTTACCGCGCCAACGTTGGAGTCTGTCTCATCAATGATGATAATATG GTGTTCGTGGCTTCTAGATTGAATGTTCCGGGAGCATGGCAGATGCCTCAG GGTGGTATTGAAGAAGGTGAGGACCCAAAGTCTGCTGCAATTAGAGAATTAAAGGAAGAAACAGGAGTAGTATCTGCTGAAATAATAGCAGAG GTTCCAGAATGGTTGACATACGACTTCCCACCTGCTGTGAAAGCCAAAGTGAATCGTCTTTGGGGCGGAGAATGGCATGGGCAGGCTCAAAAATG GTTTCTTATGAGATTTGGAGGTGATGAGAGTGAGATTAACTTAGCAACTGGTGAAACCGACCCTGAATTCTCAGAATGGAAATGGGCTCTCCCTGAGGAAGTAGTCGAGCAG GCAGTAGATTACAAGAGACCAACATATGAGGAAGTCATGAAAACCTTCCAGCCTCACCTCAGTGCAGGAAGAGCTACAAAATGCTATTCAGCTAAGTGGTGA